A genomic segment from Tachysurus fulvidraco isolate hzauxx_2018 chromosome 21, HZAU_PFXX_2.0, whole genome shotgun sequence encodes:
- the rhogb gene encoding ras homolog family member Gb — protein sequence MQSIKCVVVGDGAVGKTCLLISYTTGAFPKEYIPTVFDNYSSQVSVDGRTISLNLWDTAGQEEYDRLRTLSYPQTNVFVICFSISSPPSYENIKHKWHPEVTHHCPNVPILLVGTKSDLRNDPEVQKKLKDQNQAPITLQQGQALARQIHAVKYMECSALSQDGIKDVFAEAVRAFLNPQPASPKRHCVLL from the coding sequence ATGCAGAGCATCAAGTGTGTGGTTGTGGGAGACGGTGCAGTGGGGAAAACCTGCTTGCTCATCTCTTACACCACTGGCGCCTTTCCCAAAGAGTACATCCCCACCGTGTTCGACAACTACAGCTCTCAAGTGAGCGTTGATGGCCGGACCATCAGTCTTAACCTCTGGGACACGGCAGGACAAGAGGAATATGACCGTCTGCGCACACTCTCCTACCCTCAGACCAATGTGTTTGTCATCTGCTTCTCCATCTCTAGCCCACCCTCTTACGAGAACATCAAGCACAAGTGGCATCCCGAGGTGACGCACCACTGCCCCAACGTTCCTATCCTCCTTGTGGGTACCAAGAGTGACCTGCGCAATGACCCTGAGGTGCAGAAGAAGCTGAAAGATCAGAATCAGGCTCCCATAACCTTGCAGCAGGGCCAAGCGCTAGCCCGCCAAATCCATGCCGTCAAGTACATGGAGTGTTCGGCGCTCAGCCAGGACGGCATCAAGGACGTGTTTGCCGAGGCTGTTCGTGCTTTCCTCAACCCTCAACCCGCTTCACCCAAAAGACACTGTGTTCTTCTCTGA